From Chryseobacterium shandongense, the proteins below share one genomic window:
- a CDS encoding DUF4293 family protein: protein MIQRIQTIWTFLAVLAAVFLFITGQDVIISESLPILDAACVILVLIGLLSVFSYKNRKRQILLNNISIIINALLVGVLIYWLLNLSGGIQFPEKGIEPVFSLIAIVCLFIANIYINKDERLVKSVDRLR from the coding sequence ATGATACAAAGAATACAGACGATATGGACATTTCTGGCAGTTTTAGCTGCTGTGTTTCTGTTCATTACAGGTCAGGATGTAATCATTTCAGAAAGTTTACCTATACTGGATGCGGCCTGTGTAATCCTTGTTTTGATTGGATTATTAAGTGTATTCAGTTACAAAAACAGAAAAAGACAGATTTTGCTGAATAACATCAGCATCATTATAAACGCTTTGTTGGTTGGTGTATTGATTTACTGGTTACTCAACTTATCCGGAGGAATTCAGTTTCCTGAGAAGGGTATTGAGCCGGTTTTTTCATTAATTGCGATTGTATGTTTGTTTATTGCAAATATATATATCAATAAAGATGAAAGGCTCGTAAAATCTGTAGACAGACTTCGATAA
- a CDS encoding endonuclease/exonuclease/phosphatase family protein, which yields MKRFSSFLAFLLSVMAFSQQQGKLRKVATVGFLNVENLWDTIRSADYIDGTKDIKNPAFHRSIPMDSIKLLEAEKYDGVWNDGALMGKKAVRYQSGSEEFTPQSPKNYNTKIYKAKLANEAKVISEMGAQYTKTAPAVVGLIEVENRQVIEDLIKEPALKKYDYGIIHYNSYDYRGIDVALIYQKRRFTPTNSLKKELKVFGDNGKREYTRDILVVTGFLDNEKVAFFMNHWPSRRGGEAASLPKRNAAAALLKQQMDSVRAADPSTKLFAMGDFNDDPVSSSLKNYLKAQPSPKDLSEETPYLNLMYPLYKKGVASLAYQDAPNLFDQIIVSKNLISDQVTKEYAVYKAEVFAPPYLVNKEGNYKGYPFRSWNGDQFTGGYSDHFPAFVVLQKEP from the coding sequence ATGAAGAGATTTTCGAGTTTCCTGGCCTTCCTTTTATCAGTGATGGCATTCTCTCAACAGCAGGGAAAATTGAGAAAGGTAGCAACAGTAGGATTTCTGAATGTAGAAAACCTTTGGGACACCATACGCTCAGCAGATTATATCGATGGGACAAAGGACATTAAAAATCCTGCGTTCCACAGAAGCATTCCTATGGATTCCATCAAACTTTTAGAAGCCGAAAAATATGACGGCGTATGGAATGATGGTGCATTAATGGGAAAAAAGGCCGTAAGATATCAAAGCGGTTCGGAAGAATTTACACCACAAAGCCCCAAAAATTACAATACTAAAATTTATAAGGCGAAGCTGGCAAATGAAGCTAAAGTAATTTCTGAAATGGGCGCTCAATATACGAAAACTGCTCCTGCGGTTGTCGGACTTATTGAAGTTGAAAACAGACAGGTCATTGAAGATCTCATAAAAGAGCCGGCCTTAAAGAAATATGATTACGGAATTATCCATTACAATTCTTACGACTACCGAGGAATTGATGTTGCGCTTATCTATCAGAAAAGAAGATTTACCCCTACCAATTCATTAAAAAAAGAACTCAAAGTTTTCGGCGATAACGGTAAAAGAGAGTACACAAGAGATATTTTGGTAGTAACAGGTTTCCTTGATAATGAAAAAGTAGCATTTTTCATGAATCACTGGCCTTCCAGAAGGGGTGGTGAGGCAGCCTCCCTTCCTAAAAGAAATGCTGCAGCTGCTTTATTGAAACAGCAAATGGACAGCGTAAGAGCAGCAGATCCTTCTACAAAACTTTTTGCCATGGGAGACTTTAATGATGATCCGGTAAGTTCAAGTTTAAAAAATTACCTGAAAGCGCAACCAAGTCCGAAAGATTTAAGTGAAGAAACACCATATCTCAATTTAATGTATCCTTTATACAAAAAAGGAGTTGCTTCATTAGCTTATCAGGACGCGCCCAACTTGTTTGATCAGATTATTGTTTCTAAAAATTTAATTTCAGATCAGGTAACCAAAGAATATGCGGTGTACAAAGCAGAAGTTTTTGCACCACCTTACCTTGTGAACAAGGAAGGAAACTACAAAGGATATCCTTTCAGGTCCTGGAACGGAGATCAGTTTACAGGAGGATACAGTGACCACTTTCCGGCATTTGTAGTTCTTCAGAAAGAACCCTAA
- a CDS encoding DUF6702 family protein: MKNYFYISGILMLFALMSFMNVDFFSSMTKVDYIEGSKTLKFTTKMNTNHISDAIKINPNTAAFEAEVKKYVNNNFDVYVNGSPKTITFTGSQVSGETVWVYFETGGVSDINTLRIKNTILLSAFPKQINLVNIAYKGNQRTMNFQRGKEVNEVSF; the protein is encoded by the coding sequence ATGAAAAATTATTTTTATATATCAGGAATATTAATGCTTTTTGCATTAATGAGTTTCATGAATGTAGACTTTTTCTCTTCAATGACAAAAGTGGACTATATTGAGGGAAGCAAAACCTTAAAGTTCACCACAAAAATGAATACTAACCATATTTCCGACGCTATTAAAATAAACCCTAATACGGCAGCATTTGAAGCAGAAGTAAAAAAATATGTAAATAATAATTTTGATGTGTATGTCAATGGTTCTCCGAAAACAATAACGTTCACAGGAAGCCAGGTAAGCGGAGAAACAGTATGGGTATATTTTGAAACGGGAGGCGTTTCAGATATTAATACCTTAAGAATTAAAAATACCATACTTCTCAGTGCTTTTCCTAAGCAGATTAACCTTGTTAATATCGCTTATAAAGGAAATCAAAGAACTATGAACTTCCAGCGCGGAAAAGAAGTAAATGAAGTTTCCTTTTAA
- a CDS encoding DUF6146 family protein translates to MKNLVFLIIIILLPFGCPAQDKSKKDKEKSEIKPSKNNDDEWDLTVIDTQFDYFMSAVAKPISQYSESYLKTKNTLLVSEWNSYYFSGRYRNIIESSIDYDPKENYGIKFEYKLYQVFAYVNWKYGLRMNGLSGSDTTRY, encoded by the coding sequence ATGAAAAATTTAGTCTTCCTTATAATCATTATTCTTTTACCATTCGGCTGCCCTGCTCAGGATAAGTCTAAAAAAGATAAAGAGAAATCTGAAATCAAACCGTCGAAAAATAACGACGACGAATGGGATCTCACAGTAATTGACACACAGTTTGATTATTTTATGAGTGCAGTCGCAAAACCTATAAGCCAATATTCTGAATCTTATCTTAAAACAAAAAACACACTCTTGGTAAGTGAATGGAATTCTTATTATTTTTCAGGACGATACAGAAATATCATAGAGTCATCAATTGATTATGATCCAAAAGAAAACTATGGGATTAAATTTGAATATAAATTATACCAGGTTTTCGCTTATGTTAATTGGAAGTACGGATTGAGGATGAATGGGCTTTCAGGAAGTGATACTACAAGATATTAA
- a CDS encoding DUF5689 domain-containing protein, with product MNNISNFLKTAFLTVGVLSAVSSCVKNDEWETPPIECSNKFPEPTIAMADFVAQTPSTGYKLITTDQIFDGYIISSDEQGNFYKTISFQDKISDPTVGLQIEVDKASNFADFPVGAHIRINAKGLRLGIDRGAIKLGSEDPVYAIGRIPQALVGRYMSGVCNGNGLDIQTIVPKQLTSLAEAKNPALINTLVTVPDVQFNIAEIYPTVKKYIDYDAGGQGLDTDRNIEDKLGNAAVIRNSGFFKTGGELLPTGNGNITFVVSRYNSTWQMLIRSISDIKFTGTRVDATPPKGGSAITYSGSFLENFESYPTNPTNLEVYPKYVNDPVLGNRYWQLKTFNNNKYVQLGANSGSGPYVTYFAVPVDFTAANTLKFNVNVGFYNGNALKVYYTTNYTPLGDITQATKTDITSAFTIPVLPTSGYGTLAPAGTYTFPTTLTGNGFILFEYSGNGSGVTTTIQLDNIQVE from the coding sequence ATGAATAATATCTCTAATTTTTTAAAAACGGCATTTCTGACAGTGGGAGTATTGTCTGCAGTGTCATCCTGCGTGAAGAACGACGAGTGGGAAACACCGCCTATCGAGTGTTCAAATAAATTTCCGGAGCCTACCATTGCAATGGCTGACTTTGTTGCCCAAACTCCTTCTACAGGATATAAATTGATAACGACAGATCAGATTTTCGACGGATATATCATTTCATCCGATGAACAGGGGAATTTCTATAAAACTATTTCTTTCCAGGATAAAATCTCAGATCCTACCGTAGGTCTCCAGATTGAAGTTGATAAGGCAAGTAATTTTGCGGATTTTCCGGTAGGAGCACACATTAGAATTAATGCTAAAGGATTGCGTCTGGGAATAGACCGAGGTGCCATTAAATTAGGTTCTGAAGATCCTGTTTATGCAATCGGAAGAATTCCTCAGGCTCTTGTTGGAAGATATATGTCAGGAGTTTGTAACGGAAACGGGCTGGATATCCAGACTATTGTTCCTAAGCAGCTTACTTCTTTAGCTGAAGCTAAAAACCCTGCATTAATCAATACCTTGGTTACAGTACCGGATGTTCAGTTTAATATTGCTGAAATTTACCCTACTGTAAAAAAATATATTGATTACGATGCAGGAGGACAGGGGTTGGATACCGACAGAAATATTGAAGATAAATTAGGAAATGCTGCAGTGATCAGAAATTCCGGTTTCTTTAAAACAGGAGGAGAGCTTCTTCCTACAGGAAATGGAAATATTACTTTCGTGGTAAGTCGTTATAATTCTACCTGGCAAATGCTTATCAGAAGTATTTCTGATATTAAGTTTACAGGGACAAGAGTAGATGCTACGCCGCCGAAAGGAGGGAGCGCAATTACTTATTCAGGATCTTTCCTTGAAAATTTTGAAAGCTATCCAACTAATCCGACGAACCTTGAAGTGTATCCTAAATATGTAAACGATCCTGTTTTAGGAAACAGATACTGGCAGTTGAAAACATTTAATAATAATAAATATGTTCAGTTGGGTGCGAATTCAGGTTCCGGACCTTATGTTACATATTTTGCGGTACCCGTTGACTTTACGGCAGCCAATACATTGAAATTTAATGTAAACGTAGGATTTTATAACGGAAATGCTTTAAAAGTATATTATACTACCAATTATACTCCACTAGGGGATATTACACAGGCGACTAAAACAGATATTACTTCTGCATTTACAATTCCGGTACTTCCTACAAGCGGTTACGGTACATTGGCTCCGGCAGGAACCTATACTTTCCCAACTACATTAACGGGGAACGGATTTATCTTATTCGAATACTCAGGAAACGGAAGTGGAGTTACTACTACCATTCAACTGGATAATATTCAGGTTGAGTAA
- a CDS encoding superoxide dismutase, whose product MSFELPKLGYAYDALEPTIDAKTMEIHHTKHHQAYIDNLNNAIKGTDLEGKSIEEICQTGTDKPAVRNNGGGHFNHTLFWEILTPGGSKEPVGNVKAAIETYGGFDKFKTDFSDAAKTRFGSGWAWLVKNTDGSVVVTSTPNQDNPLMPVADVKGTPVLGLDVWEHAYYLNYQNRRPDYVTAFFDVVNWDKVEELFNK is encoded by the coding sequence ATGTCATTTGAATTACCAAAACTAGGATATGCTTACGACGCATTGGAGCCGACAATAGATGCAAAAACAATGGAAATCCACCATACAAAACATCATCAGGCATATATCGATAATTTGAACAACGCTATCAAAGGAACTGATCTTGAAGGAAAGTCCATCGAAGAAATCTGCCAGACAGGAACTGATAAGCCGGCTGTAAGAAATAACGGTGGAGGGCATTTCAACCATACTTTATTCTGGGAAATTTTGACTCCGGGAGGGAGCAAAGAGCCGGTAGGAAATGTAAAGGCTGCTATCGAAACTTACGGAGGTTTTGATAAGTTTAAAACTGATTTTTCCGATGCTGCTAAAACAAGATTCGGTTCAGGATGGGCTTGGTTAGTTAAAAATACTGACGGTTCCGTTGTAGTAACTTCCACGCCAAACCAGGATAATCCTTTAATGCCGGTTGCAGATGTTAAAGGAACTCCGGTTTTAGGGCTTGATGTTTGGGAGCATGCGTATTACCTTAACTATCAGAACAGAAGGCCAGATTATGTAACTGCATTTTTCGATGTGGTAAACTGGGATAAGGTTGAAGAATTATTCAACAAATAA
- the rho gene encoding transcription termination factor Rho, which produces MFNIETLRSKSVTELTKILKDLGVKVARNSTDNDKIFAILDFQASNPKVAKEYFNATEGSLTTEEKATEKPAKAPARKAAPKKTAAKPKTEAVAEQIPKAEEKTDTQEKPSPEPIQEEVKAEQEEIAEEASTPSAKKKRKRLPATNTTATETIQEKPEVHKNTESQEPAPAEERPNHPQAQARSQKGQQNNPHNNGNQNKNQNQNPNQNQHQNKQQHQQHSERNDEHQEQKKEFSFDGMVSIEGVLEILPDNYGFLRSSDFSYISSPDDVYVSTAQIRNFGLKTGDTVKGIVRLPKEGEKYFSLLKPTEVNGRDLAFIKDRVAFEYLTPLFPEEKFNLAGKGSTISTRVVDLFAPIGKGQRAMIVAQPKTGKTMLLKDIANSIAANHPEVYMMVLLIDERPEEVTDMERSVNAEVIASTFDEAAEKHVKVANLVLAKAQRMVECGHDVVILLDSITRLARAYNTVTPASGKVLSGGVDANALHRPKRFFGAARKIEGGGSLTIIATALIDTGSKMDEVIFEEFKGTGNMELQLDRKIANRRIYPAIDLVASSTRRDDLLLDEVTSQRMWILRKYLSEMNPIEAMEFVDKNIKGTINNEEFLMSMNK; this is translated from the coding sequence ATGTTTAACATTGAAACGTTAAGGTCAAAATCCGTAACGGAGCTGACTAAAATCTTAAAGGATTTGGGCGTTAAAGTTGCAAGAAACAGCACTGATAATGACAAAATCTTTGCAATTCTTGACTTTCAGGCATCAAATCCCAAAGTGGCTAAAGAATATTTCAACGCCACAGAAGGCAGTTTAACTACTGAAGAGAAAGCCACAGAAAAACCTGCGAAGGCACCTGCAAGAAAAGCTGCTCCCAAGAAAACGGCAGCTAAGCCCAAAACAGAGGCAGTAGCAGAACAAATACCAAAGGCTGAAGAAAAAACAGATACACAAGAAAAACCTTCTCCGGAGCCTATTCAGGAAGAGGTAAAAGCAGAACAGGAAGAAATAGCAGAAGAGGCTTCAACGCCGTCTGCAAAGAAAAAAAGAAAAAGGCTTCCTGCAACAAATACAACTGCTACAGAAACAATACAGGAGAAACCTGAAGTTCATAAAAACACAGAATCCCAAGAACCTGCTCCGGCAGAAGAAAGGCCAAACCACCCTCAAGCTCAGGCCAGATCCCAGAAAGGACAACAAAACAATCCGCATAACAACGGAAATCAGAATAAAAACCAGAACCAGAACCCGAATCAAAACCAACATCAGAATAAGCAGCAACATCAGCAACATTCTGAAAGAAATGACGAACACCAGGAACAAAAGAAGGAGTTCAGTTTCGATGGAATGGTGAGCATTGAAGGGGTTTTGGAAATTCTTCCGGATAACTACGGATTCCTTCGTTCCTCAGACTTCAGCTATATTTCTTCGCCGGATGATGTATATGTTTCTACCGCTCAGATCAGAAATTTCGGATTAAAAACGGGAGATACCGTAAAGGGGATTGTACGATTACCGAAAGAAGGCGAAAAATATTTTTCTCTTTTAAAACCAACAGAAGTTAACGGACGCGATTTGGCGTTCATTAAAGACCGTGTTGCATTTGAATATTTAACACCGCTTTTCCCGGAAGAAAAATTTAATCTTGCAGGAAAAGGATCTACAATTTCTACAAGAGTGGTCGATTTGTTTGCGCCTATCGGAAAAGGACAAAGAGCCATGATTGTTGCCCAGCCGAAAACCGGTAAAACGATGCTTCTGAAAGATATTGCCAATTCTATTGCGGCAAACCATCCTGAAGTGTATATGATGGTGCTTCTTATCGATGAACGTCCGGAAGAAGTAACGGATATGGAAAGAAGCGTTAATGCAGAAGTTATTGCATCAACCTTCGATGAAGCTGCGGAAAAACATGTGAAAGTAGCCAACCTTGTTTTGGCAAAAGCCCAGAGAATGGTAGAATGCGGCCATGATGTTGTGATTCTTTTAGACTCTATCACCAGATTGGCAAGAGCGTATAATACTGTGACACCGGCCTCAGGGAAAGTACTTTCCGGAGGGGTAGATGCGAATGCATTGCACAGGCCGAAAAGATTCTTCGGTGCAGCAAGAAAAATTGAAGGCGGAGGTTCTTTAACAATTATTGCAACAGCACTTATTGATACAGGTTCTAAAATGGACGAGGTAATCTTTGAAGAATTCAAAGGAACCGGAAACATGGAACTTCAGCTTGACAGAAAAATTGCCAATAGAAGAATTTATCCTGCTATTGATCTTGTAGCTTCAAGTACCCGTAGAGATGATTTGCTTCTTGATGAGGTTACTTCGCAAAGAATGTGGATTTTAAGAAAGTATCTCTCTGAAATGAACCCTATTGAAGCAATGGAATTTGTTGATAAAAACATCAAAGGAACAATTAATAATGAAGAATTCCTGATGTCGATGAATAAATAA
- a CDS encoding LOG family protein, with the protein MGIEGTRDESLINPELDSNDVKLQNSLRQKTWDETITKDSWMVFKVMAEFVDGYEKLAKIGPCVSIFGSARLKPQSKYYKMAVEIAEKITKIGFGIITGGGPGIMEAGNKGAFNTQGKSIGLNIDLPFEQHFNPYINKLYSMNFDYFFVRKVMFVKYSQGFVVMPGGFGTLDELTEALTLIQTNKIGKFPIVLVGSEFWSGLLDWFKSTLLKEKMINEADLDLYRVVDTADEAVAHIKAFYDKYSVNVNF; encoded by the coding sequence ATGGGAATTGAAGGAACAAGAGACGAGAGCTTGATAAATCCTGAACTTGACAGTAACGACGTAAAACTTCAGAACAGCCTGCGTCAGAAAACGTGGGACGAAACCATCACAAAAGACAGCTGGATGGTTTTTAAAGTAATGGCTGAATTTGTGGATGGCTATGAAAAGCTGGCCAAAATTGGCCCTTGTGTCTCTATATTTGGATCTGCAAGATTGAAACCACAGAGTAAATACTATAAAATGGCTGTGGAAATTGCGGAAAAAATTACAAAGATAGGCTTCGGGATTATAACCGGAGGTGGACCCGGTATTATGGAAGCAGGAAATAAAGGAGCTTTCAATACACAAGGAAAATCTATCGGGCTTAATATTGATCTGCCTTTTGAACAGCATTTCAATCCATATATTAATAAATTATATTCCATGAACTTCGACTACTTCTTTGTAAGAAAAGTGATGTTTGTGAAATACTCTCAGGGTTTTGTCGTAATGCCTGGAGGTTTTGGGACACTGGATGAGCTTACAGAAGCATTAACATTAATTCAGACGAATAAAATCGGGAAATTTCCCATTGTTTTAGTAGGTTCCGAATTCTGGAGCGGTTTGCTGGATTGGTTCAAATCAACTTTACTTAAAGAGAAGATGATCAATGAAGCAGATCTTGATCTATATCGTGTGGTAGATACCGCTGATGAAGCAGTAGCACATATTAAAGCATTTTATGACAAATACTCTGTAAATGTGAACTTTTAA
- a CDS encoding carboxypeptidase-like regulatory domain-containing protein: MIKKLSLVSLFTLLPASYYFAQTTVSAYLKDADGKPVERAEVDLKGKDNDVTADKIGYFQFIDLMPGHYQIVITKPNYETKVMEFDVMDNEKKKDLGVITLYSTLTNADQGLAIIDSDDESDESSNQVSTVGLLQSSQDVFNRIAAFDLGFYWFRPRGIDGRTGETMMNGVSMVKSDNGNVDFSNWGGLNEITRYPEIATNHSPSEYAFGGTSGVIYKNTKASEYRKGFQFTQSLTNRNYRNRTSLRYSSGMSKSGWAFTLMGARRWAEEGIQEGTFYDAYGTYLGVEKKFSDKHTMTFNFIGSPYRRSTASPSTQEVYDYRGVHYNSYWGYQDGEKRSERVRKGFQPIFQLQDFWKINKNSNLWTTVSYQLGKDRGSRLDWNGVTNPSPTYYRNLPSYYLNSIIYNATNNPQFTPEQFTSLIDGYNTSLNSWVNGDPEVTQINWDRIYKNNMKTDVVDQAEMSRLYGLNGKRSKIYLVDDVSDDKIFNAGTHYTYNFNDRTKFILNVSYQNYRSELYREVKDLLGGDYAINVDPFKETAKPGSTGFYNTLDSNVEVKVGDRMMYNYILRRQEAKVNPGLKFSTGNFDVFVSALAGYSSSNREGLFKHYLYENSYGKSKDYNFWNFGLKGQVVYRINGRNFLVYNGAMFNQAPFLEDLFINPRINALVNPTIRSTVYTANDLSYVVSTPFVKVRATAYLVDTQNETNVQRFFADGIQLNNTNPDGTVSQVQSAFVTQVMSNVEKRNMGAELGVDVKVLPTLSLQGLASYGQFVYRNNPDVYLVSDASGSSVTSFGKAYIKNYKQGGTPQQAFSFGFRYNSPKYWWVGANWNYLDDNYLDPAPALRTNNFIQNAYSSTPYLGLTNDDVRDLLKPVKLPSAFFLNANVGKSFVFGKYYLLITASVNNILDNKKYITGGFEQTRETKAIDFATDYLSPTPSFGPKYWYNQGRSYFVNLQFRF; this comes from the coding sequence ATGATTAAAAAACTATCATTAGTCTCTTTATTTACTCTGCTTCCAGCTTCATATTATTTTGCGCAGACTACAGTTTCTGCGTATCTGAAGGATGCTGATGGAAAGCCTGTTGAAAGGGCAGAAGTAGATCTAAAAGGGAAGGACAATGATGTAACGGCAGACAAAATAGGATACTTCCAATTTATTGATCTTATGCCGGGACATTACCAGATTGTAATTACAAAACCAAATTACGAAACCAAAGTAATGGAGTTTGATGTAATGGACAATGAGAAGAAAAAGGATTTGGGAGTGATTACTCTTTATTCTACACTTACAAACGCAGATCAGGGTTTAGCAATTATTGACAGTGATGATGAGAGTGATGAAAGCAGCAATCAGGTCTCTACGGTAGGTTTACTGCAGTCTTCGCAGGATGTTTTCAACAGAATTGCAGCATTTGATCTGGGTTTTTACTGGTTCCGTCCGAGAGGCATTGATGGCAGAACAGGTGAGACGATGATGAATGGGGTCTCCATGGTAAAATCAGATAATGGTAATGTAGATTTCAGCAACTGGGGAGGGCTGAATGAAATTACAAGATATCCGGAAATCGCAACCAATCACTCTCCCTCAGAATATGCATTTGGCGGTACCAGTGGAGTTATTTATAAAAATACGAAAGCCAGCGAATACAGAAAAGGCTTTCAGTTTACACAATCGTTAACCAACAGAAATTACAGAAACAGAACTTCTCTGCGATACAGCTCAGGAATGAGCAAGAGCGGTTGGGCGTTCACATTGATGGGGGCGAGAAGATGGGCTGAAGAAGGCATTCAGGAAGGAACATTCTATGATGCCTACGGAACGTATCTTGGCGTTGAAAAAAAATTCAGTGATAAGCATACGATGACTTTCAACTTCATCGGCTCTCCATATAGAAGATCTACGGCAAGCCCGAGTACTCAGGAAGTGTATGACTACAGAGGGGTACATTATAATTCTTACTGGGGTTATCAGGACGGAGAAAAAAGAAGCGAAAGAGTAAGAAAAGGTTTTCAACCGATCTTCCAGCTACAGGATTTCTGGAAAATCAATAAAAACTCAAATCTTTGGACTACGGTTTCCTATCAGTTAGGGAAAGACAGAGGCTCCCGTTTAGACTGGAATGGTGTAACCAACCCATCTCCTACGTATTACAGAAATTTGCCGAGCTATTATCTCAACAGCATTATCTACAATGCAACCAATAATCCGCAATTCACTCCAGAACAATTTACATCCTTAATTGATGGATACAACACAAGCTTAAACAGCTGGGTAAATGGAGATCCGGAAGTAACGCAGATTAATTGGGACAGAATTTATAAAAATAATATGAAGACTGATGTTGTAGATCAGGCTGAAATGTCCCGCCTTTACGGATTAAATGGAAAACGTTCAAAAATATATCTGGTTGATGACGTAAGCGACGATAAAATATTCAATGCCGGGACGCATTATACCTATAATTTCAATGACCGTACAAAGTTTATTTTAAACGTTTCTTACCAGAACTACAGGTCTGAACTTTACCGTGAAGTGAAAGATCTTTTGGGAGGTGATTATGCCATTAACGTAGATCCTTTTAAAGAGACGGCAAAACCGGGATCTACCGGATTTTACAATACGCTCGATTCAAATGTTGAGGTAAAGGTAGGAGATCGTATGATGTACAATTATATTCTAAGAAGGCAGGAAGCAAAAGTAAATCCGGGGCTAAAATTCTCAACAGGGAATTTTGATGTTTTCGTATCTGCGCTGGCGGGTTATTCTTCTTCAAACAGAGAAGGCCTGTTCAAACATTATTTATACGAGAATTCTTACGGAAAAAGTAAAGATTATAATTTCTGGAATTTTGGTCTGAAAGGACAGGTTGTTTACCGAATCAATGGTAGAAACTTCCTGGTGTATAACGGAGCTATGTTCAATCAGGCACCTTTCCTTGAAGATTTGTTTATTAATCCGAGAATTAATGCTTTGGTAAATCCCACCATTAGAAGTACGGTGTATACGGCAAACGATTTAAGCTATGTTGTAAGCACTCCTTTTGTAAAAGTAAGAGCTACAGCTTATTTGGTTGATACTCAAAATGAAACGAATGTACAAAGATTCTTTGCCGATGGTATTCAGTTAAATAATACGAATCCGGACGGAACTGTTTCTCAGGTTCAGAGTGCTTTCGTAACGCAGGTAATGTCTAATGTTGAAAAAAGAAACATGGGTGCAGAATTAGGGGTTGATGTTAAAGTATTACCGACATTGTCCTTACAAGGTTTAGCAAGCTATGGACAGTTTGTATACAGAAATAATCCGGATGTATATCTTGTTTCTGATGCTTCCGGAAGCAGCGTTACTTCATTCGGGAAAGCTTACATTAAAAACTACAAGCAGGGAGGTACGCCTCAGCAGGCTTTTTCCTTCGGTTTCCGTTACAACAGCCCGAAATACTGGTGGGTAGGAGCAAACTGGAACTATCTTGATGATAATTATCTAGATCCGGCTCCCGCATTAAGAACAAATAATTTTATTCAGAATGCTTATTCCAGCACTCCATATCTTGGCCTTACAAATGATGATGTAAGAGATTTACTAAAACCGGTAAAACTGCCTTCCGCATTTTTCTTAAATGCCAATGTCGGAAAATCTTTCGTGTTTGGAAAGTATTACCTTTTAATCACGGCATCTGTTAATAATATTTTAGATAATAAAAAATATATTACAGGAGGGTTTGAGCAGACAAGAGAGACCAAAGCTATCGATTTTGCAACAGATTATCTCAGCCCGACTCCATCTTTTGGTCCGAAATACTGGTACAATCAAGGGCGTTCCTATTTTGTTAACTTACAATTCAGATTCTAA